In Marinobacter sp. LQ44, the following are encoded in one genomic region:
- a CDS encoding acyltransferase family protein, producing the protein MATQSAPSSDKHTKSRSERDLYLDALRAGALLVVVFGHWIATLPRFDGGLDIQTEHLLKIWEPSGFITWFVQVVPLFVFVSATVSADGVAHRMAQGHRQMHWWAGRALALARPTVTYLAAITLIALLSLYTGGRVLGPFNQSLTIHLWFLIMLLAVQALLPLSVEADRRWGLGAVVGLVVAFEMRRKQGVVTSSRPRIILAGGFSLMAGLVVSLALGALPGALLGLVGVAAASWLLRVHPQPGR; encoded by the coding sequence ATGGCAACACAATCCGCGCCGTCATCCGATAAACACACCAAGTCACGTTCCGAGCGGGATCTGTACCTGGACGCCCTGCGTGCCGGCGCCTTGCTGGTGGTGGTATTCGGGCACTGGATAGCCACCCTGCCCCGGTTTGATGGTGGCCTGGACATTCAAACAGAACACCTGTTAAAGATCTGGGAGCCTTCTGGGTTTATCACCTGGTTTGTGCAGGTGGTGCCGCTGTTCGTGTTTGTATCTGCCACCGTCAGTGCCGATGGTGTGGCGCACCGGATGGCTCAGGGGCACCGGCAGATGCATTGGTGGGCAGGGAGAGCGCTGGCTCTGGCGCGGCCTACGGTAACGTATCTTGCCGCTATTACCCTGATTGCCCTGCTTTCACTCTACACCGGCGGCCGGGTGTTGGGGCCATTTAACCAGTCGCTCACCATACATTTATGGTTTCTGATCATGCTGCTGGCCGTGCAGGCACTGTTGCCCCTGAGCGTGGAAGCCGACAGGCGCTGGGGCCTGGGGGCAGTGGTTGGGCTGGTGGTGGCTTTTGAAATGCGACGCAAGCAAGGCGTTGTGACATCCTCCAGGCCCCGAATCATCCTGGCCGGAGGCTTCTCGCTGATGGCCGGGTTGGTTGTCAGCCTGGCACTCGGTGCACTGCCGGGCGCCCTGCTTGGTCTGGTCGGAGTTGCGGCTGCGTCCTGGCTGTTGCGGGTGCATCCCCAGCCAGGACGGTAA
- a CDS encoding SGNH/GDSL hydrolase family protein gives MHLPFWLTTALLFPVLLYQGKRTRRTTPRLPEASGSTCGQYGEGEPARRVLVIGESTAAGVGVDNHEQGLASQLAKQIHERTGQAIAWHTFGVNGIRLGALNKQLAKADLPEADLVVLSMGVNDTTGFTPRYKFRQQLLELRQLLGARYPAPLMLLSVPPMHLFTALPAPLRHVIGWRARLLDHLYKTLASEMPERFSYVHYPVISDPELLASDGYHPGEKGYRYIAQALAALP, from the coding sequence ATGCATCTTCCATTCTGGCTGACAACAGCCCTGCTGTTTCCGGTATTGCTGTACCAGGGGAAACGCACCCGGCGTACCACGCCCCGATTACCGGAAGCCTCTGGCTCTACGTGTGGGCAGTATGGCGAGGGCGAGCCCGCCAGGCGCGTTCTGGTGATCGGAGAATCCACCGCCGCCGGCGTGGGTGTTGATAACCACGAGCAGGGGCTGGCCAGCCAGTTGGCGAAGCAGATCCATGAACGTACCGGCCAGGCCATTGCCTGGCATACCTTTGGGGTGAACGGTATTCGCCTGGGAGCCTTGAACAAGCAGCTCGCGAAGGCGGACCTGCCAGAAGCAGACCTGGTTGTCCTGAGCATGGGGGTGAACGACACCACCGGCTTTACGCCCAGGTACAAGTTTCGCCAACAACTGCTGGAGCTGCGACAGTTGCTCGGTGCCCGTTACCCTGCACCGCTGATGCTTTTGAGTGTTCCGCCCATGCACCTGTTTACCGCCCTGCCCGCGCCGTTGCGGCACGTTATCGGGTGGCGGGCGCGGCTGCTGGATCACCTGTACAAGACACTTGCCAGCGAGATGCCAGAGCGGTTCTCTTACGTTCACTACCCTGTCATTTCAGACCCGGAATTGCTGGCCAGTGATGGCTATCACCCCGGGGAGAAAGGTTACCGTTACATCGCGCAAGCCCTGGCAGCCCTTCCTTAG
- a CDS encoding type II toxin-antitoxin system RelE/ParE family toxin: MLNFKLSRKAKADLKSIALYTERKWGRDKRNHYILQFDQCFQLLGENPNLGQTCDGIRADYLQYPQGSHIIFYRVATDSVVEIIRILHKRMLPDGHLL, translated from the coding sequence ATGCTGAATTTCAAGCTTTCCAGGAAGGCCAAAGCTGATCTCAAATCTATTGCACTGTACACGGAGCGTAAATGGGGCCGAGATAAACGAAACCACTACATTCTCCAGTTTGACCAGTGCTTCCAACTACTGGGCGAAAACCCGAATCTGGGGCAAACCTGCGATGGGATCCGCGCGGACTACCTACAGTATCCCCAAGGAAGTCACATCATATTCTATCGGGTAGCGACCGACAGTGTCGTTGAGATTATCCGTATTCTACACAAACGCATGTTGCCAGATGGGCATCTCCTTTAG
- a CDS encoding type II toxin-antitoxin system ParD family antitoxin, whose translation MQKNTSITLGQHFDAFIAEQLKTGRYSSTSEVVRAGLRLLEESETRLTTLRKLLKEGEDSGFEDYSYDSFIRELDNEER comes from the coding sequence ATGCAAAAGAACACCAGCATCACTCTAGGCCAACATTTTGATGCGTTCATTGCGGAACAACTCAAAACTGGCCGATACAGCTCAACCAGCGAAGTTGTTCGTGCAGGATTGCGCCTGCTTGAAGAGTCCGAAACCCGCCTGACTACGCTCCGCAAACTTCTTAAGGAAGGCGAAGATAGTGGCTTTGAAGACTACTCTTATGACTCTTTCATTCGCGAACTGGACAACGAAGAGCGCTAA
- a CDS encoding SDR family oxidoreductase, which produces MAKIDLNGKVALVAGGAKNLGGLVSREFAASGMDIVVHYNSDATEKDADATVDAIKALGRNAIAIQSDLTKAANVAALFQQAKDHFGGIDVAVNTVGKVLRKPIIETTEAEFDQMMAINAKSAYFFIKEAGLHLNDNGKLITILTSLLAAFTDGYSTYAGGKAPVEHFTRAAAKELSGRGISVNNVGPGPMDTPFFYGQETPERVAYHKSQAMGNQLTMIEDIVPIVKFLATEGWWINGQTLFANGGYTTR; this is translated from the coding sequence ATGGCAAAGATCGATCTTAATGGGAAAGTGGCTCTTGTTGCTGGCGGCGCCAAGAACCTCGGCGGCCTTGTCAGCCGGGAGTTCGCTGCAAGTGGAATGGACATCGTCGTGCACTACAACAGCGATGCCACTGAAAAAGATGCAGACGCAACAGTAGATGCCATCAAAGCTTTGGGCCGCAACGCAATTGCGATCCAGAGCGACCTCACCAAAGCCGCCAATGTAGCGGCGCTTTTCCAACAGGCGAAGGACCACTTCGGTGGCATTGACGTAGCGGTTAACACCGTTGGGAAAGTGCTGCGCAAACCCATCATTGAAACGACGGAAGCAGAGTTCGACCAGATGATGGCCATTAATGCCAAGTCTGCGTATTTCTTTATCAAAGAAGCTGGCCTGCACCTCAACGACAACGGCAAGCTCATCACCATCTTGACGTCGTTGTTGGCCGCATTCACTGATGGCTACTCAACCTACGCCGGTGGCAAAGCGCCCGTTGAACACTTCACGCGCGCCGCAGCAAAAGAGCTTTCCGGGCGGGGGATATCGGTCAACAATGTTGGCCCCGGCCCGATGGACACACCGTTCTTCTATGGCCAGGAAACCCCGGAGCGCGTGGCTTACCACAAGTCACAGGCTATGGGTAACCAACTCACGATGATTGAGGATATCGTTCCCATTGTGAAATTCCTGGCAACAGAAGGCTGGTGGATAAACGGTCAAACCCTCTTCGCCAATGGCGGCTACACTACCCGATAA
- a CDS encoding LysR family transcriptional regulator, which produces MGGVEHVFVRVVESGSFKKAAESLNLEPSSVSRQIAALEDRLQVRLLRRSTQRTTTTELGQRYYERLRVIIDDQLALEEEIRSGVSLLTGKLRITAPVDFGTRFVVPVACRLQELAPDLSVEMSLGSPFESLLESDLDVAVRIGDLPDSSLIAKHLGHNKRVLVASPEYLDKHGTPTSLEQLEQHNFILYSSSQARSDIEFADGSRYSHLKIKSNMTVNSVAAIRRLVLEGNGIHLGPLWVFAEDIESGRLVRLMPDRPLRSFPVHAVYPARSYLPVKVREFIRLLSEELNSAVYNSRFVFLEN; this is translated from the coding sequence ATGGGTGGTGTCGAGCACGTATTTGTTCGGGTGGTGGAATCAGGCAGTTTCAAAAAGGCTGCAGAATCCCTGAACCTTGAGCCTTCCTCTGTCAGCCGGCAGATTGCTGCCCTGGAAGATCGCCTTCAGGTCAGGTTGCTGCGTCGCTCCACGCAACGGACCACAACGACGGAGCTTGGGCAGCGCTATTATGAGCGCCTGCGCGTGATCATTGACGATCAACTAGCACTGGAAGAGGAAATCAGAAGCGGCGTGTCTCTTCTCACCGGTAAATTGCGTATCACTGCGCCGGTGGATTTTGGTACCAGATTTGTGGTTCCCGTCGCTTGCCGACTGCAGGAGCTGGCGCCGGATTTGTCGGTAGAAATGTCACTGGGCAGCCCCTTTGAGAGCCTGCTTGAGAGCGATCTTGATGTGGCAGTGCGAATCGGCGACCTGCCCGATTCCAGCCTGATCGCAAAACATCTGGGCCACAATAAACGAGTGCTGGTGGCAAGCCCTGAGTATCTGGATAAACACGGCACGCCCACATCCCTGGAACAACTGGAGCAGCACAATTTCATTCTGTACTCGTCCAGTCAGGCAAGAAGTGATATTGAATTTGCCGATGGCAGTCGCTATTCGCATTTGAAGATAAAAAGCAACATGACAGTCAACAGTGTCGCTGCAATCCGCAGACTGGTGCTGGAGGGCAATGGCATACACCTTGGCCCCTTGTGGGTATTCGCGGAAGATATTGAAAGCGGCAGGCTGGTTCGTTTGATGCCAGACAGACCTCTGCGAAGTTTTCCGGTGCATGCAGTTTATCCAGCACGCTCCTATCTGCCGGTTAAGGTGAGGGAGTTTATAAGACTGTTGTCTGAAGAACTGAATTCCGCCGTTTATAACAGCCGCTTTGTATTTTTGGAGAACTAA
- a CDS encoding IS1380 family transposase — protein MVPEKLTFSPLSRRQIEADFSGGHITSDAGLLLLREVDKQHQLTQRLATVLDDARNPVLVRHKLQTMVRQRVFGVAAGYEDLNDHEALRADQALQTATGEDAILAGKSTLCRMEQRVDRQAVINAHELLWHHFIEQHETPPKEIVLDFDGTDIPVHGDQPGKFFNAYYDHHCYFPLYVFCGRHLLVSYLRTSNRSDSRHSWAILALLVKFIRQYWPDTRIVFRGDSGFYRPRLLSWCDRNNVDYLVGISKNSRLLKEVDVPSMLVRRAHGELGEKVSATYRFQYQAHTWKYPRWVVARLEEGEFGSNPRFVISSRYDDGLKLYYEQYCARGDMENRIKDQQLCLFADRTSSTRWWTNQWRLLLSGFAYTLFERLRAHLKKTPFERMSASNLRLKLIKVGAVIIRNTRRIRVLMSDAYPYKDELSDLVRQLVPG, from the coding sequence ATGGTACCTGAAAAACTGACCTTCTCGCCACTCTCTCGCCGCCAAATTGAAGCCGATTTCTCCGGTGGCCACATCACCTCCGATGCCGGATTGCTCCTGCTTCGCGAAGTCGACAAACAACACCAGCTCACTCAGCGCCTGGCTACGGTGCTGGACGATGCCCGTAATCCCGTGCTGGTTCGCCACAAGCTTCAAACCATGGTCCGGCAGCGGGTCTTTGGCGTGGCTGCCGGGTACGAAGACCTCAACGATCACGAGGCGCTACGCGCTGATCAGGCACTTCAGACCGCAACCGGTGAAGATGCCATTCTGGCGGGCAAATCGACCTTGTGCCGGATGGAACAGCGCGTGGACCGGCAGGCGGTGATCAACGCCCACGAACTGCTGTGGCATCACTTCATTGAACAGCACGAGACTCCACCCAAGGAAATTGTGCTGGATTTTGATGGCACTGACATTCCAGTGCATGGCGACCAGCCCGGCAAGTTCTTTAACGCCTACTACGATCACCATTGTTACTTCCCGCTGTACGTGTTCTGCGGCCGTCACCTGTTGGTGAGCTACCTGCGCACCAGCAATCGAAGCGACAGCCGCCACAGCTGGGCCATTCTGGCCCTGCTGGTGAAGTTCATCCGGCAGTACTGGCCGGATACCCGCATCGTGTTCCGGGGTGACAGCGGCTTCTATCGCCCCCGATTGCTGAGCTGGTGCGACCGGAATAACGTGGATTACCTTGTGGGCATCAGCAAAAACAGCCGGCTGCTCAAGGAGGTGGACGTGCCCTCGATGCTGGTTCGCAGGGCTCACGGGGAGTTGGGAGAAAAAGTCTCTGCCACCTACCGGTTCCAGTACCAGGCCCACACCTGGAAATACCCTCGCTGGGTGGTGGCTCGCCTGGAAGAAGGTGAGTTTGGCTCGAACCCTCGCTTCGTGATCAGTTCCCGCTATGACGACGGCCTCAAGCTCTACTACGAGCAGTACTGCGCCCGTGGCGATATGGAAAACCGGATCAAGGATCAGCAGTTGTGTCTGTTCGCAGATCGCACCTCCAGCACGCGGTGGTGGACCAATCAGTGGCGGTTGCTCCTATCGGGCTTTGCCTACACGTTGTTCGAGCGATTACGGGCCCACTTGAAGAAGACGCCCTTCGAGAGAATGAGCGCCAGTAACCTGCGGCTGAAACTGATCAAGGTGGGCGCGGTCATCATTCGCAACACTCGGCGCATACGGGTGTTGATGAGCGATGCCTATCCTTACAAAGACGAACTCTCTGACCTGGTACGTCAACTGGTTCCGGGATAG
- a CDS encoding DJ-1/PfpI family protein, producing the protein MNIGIYIYPDAEVLDFSGPFEVFSTASRLCEAEAPFSVYLIAENSEAVPARGGYRVLPDYSIKDHPPLDVLIISGGVHTSEMKNKTVANWIERQAESVELMATVCTGVFLLANAVQSLSCKVTTHWEDIPELRRLFGQLDVLEGVRWVDEGGIVSSGGISAGIDMSLHLVSRLHSDELAEKTARQMEFTWTKNV; encoded by the coding sequence GTGAATATCGGCATTTATATCTACCCTGACGCTGAAGTTCTGGATTTTTCCGGACCATTCGAGGTTTTCTCAACAGCGTCGCGCCTGTGTGAGGCGGAAGCGCCGTTTTCTGTGTATTTGATTGCTGAGAACAGCGAAGCTGTGCCGGCCCGCGGTGGCTACAGAGTCCTCCCAGATTATTCAATCAAAGATCACCCGCCGCTGGATGTCCTGATTATTTCTGGCGGTGTTCATACCTCAGAAATGAAAAATAAGACGGTGGCCAACTGGATTGAGCGCCAAGCTGAGTCTGTCGAGCTTATGGCTACCGTTTGTACCGGCGTCTTTCTATTGGCCAATGCCGTTCAGTCCTTGTCATGCAAGGTGACGACGCACTGGGAAGACATTCCGGAGCTCAGAAGATTGTTCGGTCAACTCGATGTGCTTGAGGGTGTCCGGTGGGTTGATGAGGGAGGAATCGTAAGTTCTGGTGGTATATCCGCTGGTATTGATATGAGCCTGCATCTGGTGAGTAGATTGCACAGTGATGAATTGGCGGAGAAGACAGCGCGTCAAATGGAGTTCACATGGACGAAAAACGTATAA
- a CDS encoding AMP-binding protein: protein MSLPQYNDVYNQFDAAALEAEILDGRLESGLNVCHEICDRWAVDPQKVALYYEKIGGGDGTLTFAELKAASARFANYLKSHGVTKGDRVAGLLPRGPELLIVIAGTLRLGAVYQPLFTAFGSGAIEYRLEKASTRLVVTDPDNYPKLEEVKNCPPVLCLNAAATGADVRDFDAVLAEQSDQCEPVMITGNDPFLQMFTSGTVGKAKGVAVPAKALLAFYVYMKYAIDLRDDDVFWNVADPGWAYGLYYAVTGPLLMGHATHFNPNPFTPESTYEMIRKYRITNLAAAPTAYRLLKANDQVLPEGENLGLRVCSSAGEPLNPEVVNWIDRRHFCPVKDHYGQTETGMTCCNFHGLDHPIRQGSMGFSSPGHRVVALNEKNEEVGEGEIGQLAVDLKASPLFHFDGYTWGEKDPFVNGYYLTGDMVICHGDGSFSFSGRDDDIITTAGYRVGPADVESTLLEHAAVAESGVVAKPDEKRGSIIKAYVVIKSGKEPADDAVLKEELQELVRHRLSTHAYPREIEFVDELPKTPSGKIQRFVLRNRAKEEVAV from the coding sequence ATGAGCCTTCCGCAATACAATGACGTGTATAACCAGTTTGATGCGGCCGCACTGGAAGCGGAGATCCTGGACGGACGCCTGGAGAGTGGCCTGAACGTATGCCACGAAATTTGTGACCGATGGGCCGTTGACCCACAAAAGGTTGCGCTCTACTACGAAAAAATCGGCGGTGGCGACGGCACCCTGACCTTCGCTGAGCTCAAAGCCGCGTCTGCACGTTTCGCCAACTACCTGAAGTCTCATGGAGTCACCAAGGGTGACCGGGTAGCCGGACTTTTGCCCAGGGGGCCGGAGCTGTTGATTGTGATTGCCGGAACCCTGCGCCTGGGCGCCGTGTACCAGCCGCTGTTTACCGCCTTCGGTTCCGGCGCTATCGAGTATCGTCTGGAGAAGGCGAGCACCCGGCTGGTGGTGACCGATCCAGATAACTACCCCAAGCTGGAAGAAGTCAAAAATTGCCCGCCGGTACTGTGCCTGAACGCGGCGGCCACCGGTGCGGATGTGCGCGATTTCGATGCGGTGTTGGCGGAGCAGTCAGACCAGTGCGAGCCGGTAATGATCACCGGCAACGATCCGTTCCTGCAGATGTTTACCTCTGGTACCGTTGGCAAAGCCAAAGGTGTAGCCGTGCCCGCCAAAGCGTTGCTGGCGTTCTACGTTTACATGAAATACGCCATCGACCTGCGCGATGATGACGTATTCTGGAACGTGGCTGATCCCGGTTGGGCCTATGGCCTCTATTACGCAGTCACCGGCCCGCTGCTGATGGGCCACGCCACCCATTTCAATCCCAACCCGTTCACCCCGGAATCCACCTACGAGATGATCCGCAAGTACCGGATCACCAACCTGGCAGCGGCGCCGACTGCCTATCGTCTGCTCAAGGCGAACGATCAGGTTCTGCCGGAAGGGGAGAATCTTGGCCTGAGGGTGTGCAGCAGCGCCGGCGAGCCCCTGAATCCGGAGGTGGTGAACTGGATTGATCGTCGTCACTTCTGCCCGGTGAAGGATCATTATGGCCAGACCGAAACCGGCATGACCTGTTGCAACTTCCACGGCCTGGACCACCCGATTCGCCAGGGCTCCATGGGTTTCTCATCGCCAGGCCACAGAGTAGTGGCGTTGAACGAAAAAAATGAAGAGGTGGGAGAGGGCGAAATCGGCCAGTTGGCAGTGGATCTCAAGGCGTCGCCGCTGTTCCATTTTGATGGCTACACCTGGGGCGAGAAAGACCCGTTCGTGAACGGCTACTACCTGACCGGAGATATGGTGATCTGCCATGGTGATGGCAGTTTCTCCTTCAGCGGCCGTGACGACGACATTATCACCACAGCAGGTTACCGCGTGGGGCCAGCGGATGTGGAAAGCACGCTGCTGGAGCACGCGGCGGTGGCCGAATCCGGTGTGGTGGCCAAGCCGGACGAAAAGCGTGGCTCGATCATCAAGGCTTATGTGGTGATCAAATCCGGTAAGGAGCCGGCTGACGACGCTGTGCTCAAAGAAGAGCTTCAGGAACTGGTTCGCCACCGCTTGTCGACCCATGCTTACCCGCGGGAAATCGAGTTTGTGGACGAGTTGCCGAAAACACCCAGCGGCAAGATCCAACGCTTTGTGTTGCGCAACCGGGCCAAAGAGGAAGTCGCCGTATGA
- a CDS encoding PaaI family thioesterase, protein MKITFEELRYFLEEQFPQGASYGTLQELGDGWAEMKLEVDEEHLRPGGTVSGPAMMGLADVAMYAALLSKIGLVPLAVTTNLNINFLRKPAAHAPIWARATILKVGRTIGVGEVFVYSEGSEEPVAHSTMTYSIPPEK, encoded by the coding sequence ATGAAGATTACCTTTGAGGAGCTGCGTTATTTCCTTGAAGAGCAGTTTCCGCAGGGGGCCTCATACGGCACCCTGCAGGAGCTCGGAGATGGCTGGGCAGAAATGAAGCTGGAGGTAGACGAAGAACACCTGCGCCCCGGGGGAACCGTGTCTGGTCCCGCCATGATGGGGCTGGCCGATGTGGCCATGTATGCCGCGTTGCTCAGCAAGATTGGCCTGGTGCCTTTGGCCGTTACCACCAACCTGAATATCAATTTCCTCAGGAAGCCGGCGGCGCATGCGCCTATCTGGGCCAGGGCGACCATTCTCAAGGTGGGGCGAACCATCGGTGTGGGCGAAGTGTTTGTGTATTCCGAGGGCTCGGAAGAGCCCGTTGCGCACTCCACCATGACCTATTCCATACCGCCGGAAAAATAA
- a CDS encoding ABC transporter ATP-binding protein: MSEQFVLETRNLVKEFKGFVAVDNVNLQVRQGDIHALIGPNGAGKTTVFNLLTKFLSPTRGQILYHGEDITSLKSAAIARKGIVRSFQISAVFPHMTALENIRIALQTAEGTSFSFWKSGASLNRLNQRCMELLDSVGLIEFANTTTVELAYGRKRALELATTLAMEPKLLLLDEPTQGMGSEDVDRVVELVRKAAAGRTVLMVEHNLSVVSKLCDRITVLAQGAVLTEGDYQAVSADPRVREVYMGSDGSGERGGKSPAEQAEAAQ, encoded by the coding sequence ATGAGTGAACAGTTCGTTCTCGAGACCCGTAACCTGGTCAAGGAATTCAAAGGGTTTGTAGCGGTTGATAACGTCAACCTGCAGGTCCGTCAGGGTGATATCCATGCACTGATCGGGCCCAATGGCGCGGGCAAGACCACGGTCTTTAACCTGCTGACCAAATTCCTGAGCCCGACCAGAGGCCAGATCCTCTACCACGGTGAAGACATCACCTCCCTGAAGTCTGCGGCCATTGCCCGTAAGGGTATCGTCCGCTCGTTCCAGATCTCAGCGGTGTTTCCCCATATGACGGCGCTGGAGAATATCCGCATTGCGCTGCAAACCGCAGAGGGCACGTCTTTCAGCTTCTGGAAATCCGGTGCCTCCCTGAACCGGCTGAACCAGCGCTGCATGGAATTGCTGGATTCCGTCGGCCTTATCGAGTTTGCCAACACCACCACCGTAGAACTGGCCTATGGCCGCAAGCGTGCGCTGGAACTGGCCACCACCCTGGCGATGGAGCCCAAGCTGCTGTTGCTGGACGAACCAACCCAGGGCATGGGATCGGAAGACGTAGACCGGGTAGTAGAGTTGGTTCGCAAGGCCGCCGCTGGCCGCACCGTCTTGATGGTGGAGCACAACCTGAGTGTGGTCAGCAAATTGTGCGACCGCATTACGGTGCTGGCTCAGGGTGCTGTGCTGACGGAAGGCGATTATCAAGCTGTCTCTGCAGACCCGAGAGTCCGTGAAGTGTACATGGGCAGCGATGGCAGCGGAGAACGCGGTGGCAAGAGTCCCGCCGAGCAGGCGGAGGCAGCACAATGA
- a CDS encoding ABC transporter ATP-binding protein — MRQNPQKDYEQLRVSGLHAFYGESHILHGVDLVVKRGELVTLLGRNGAGRSTTLKAIMNMVGRRTGSIMINGEETMQCAPHHIARLGVGYCPEHRGIFSSLNVQENLTLPPVVRSGGMSLEDIYNMFPNLYERRFSQGTKLSGGEQQMLAMARILRTGANMLLLDEITEGLAPVIVEKLGEVLMALKEKGLTIILVEQNFHFAAPLADRHYVVEHGQIVEEIHADELSAKQSVLDGYLGV, encoded by the coding sequence ATGAGACAGAATCCCCAGAAAGACTACGAACAGTTGCGTGTGTCTGGCCTGCACGCCTTTTACGGCGAATCTCACATTCTCCATGGCGTTGACCTGGTGGTTAAGCGTGGCGAGCTGGTCACCCTGCTTGGCCGCAACGGCGCCGGCCGCAGCACCACCCTTAAGGCCATTATGAATATGGTGGGCCGCCGGACTGGTTCCATCATGATCAACGGCGAAGAAACCATGCAGTGCGCGCCGCACCATATTGCGAGGTTGGGAGTGGGGTATTGCCCCGAACACCGGGGCATTTTTTCCTCTCTCAACGTCCAGGAAAACCTCACCTTGCCGCCGGTGGTGCGCAGTGGCGGTATGAGCCTGGAAGACATCTACAACATGTTCCCAAACTTGTATGAACGTCGGTTCAGCCAGGGCACCAAGCTGTCCGGTGGCGAGCAGCAGATGCTGGCGATGGCCCGCATCCTGCGCACCGGCGCCAACATGCTCCTGCTGGATGAGATCACGGAAGGGCTTGCGCCCGTGATCGTAGAGAAGTTGGGCGAGGTGCTGATGGCGCTCAAAGAGAAAGGCCTGACCATCATACTGGTTGAACAGAATTTCCACTTTGCAGCCCCGCTGGCTGACCGGCATTACGTGGTTGAGCATGGGCAGATTGTGGAAGAAATCCACGCCGATGAACTGAGTGCCAAACAATCGGTGCTGGACGGCTATTTGGGGGTCTGA
- a CDS encoding ABC transporter substrate-binding protein — protein MTMTKKLLTSAVASALMVSGAQAAISDNTVKIGYLADMSGTYRDLAGPNGLKALEMAVKDFGGTVNGAKIEVVSADDRNNPDASSSTVRRWVENDKVDMVAGMVASSVTIAVSKILEENDRLGIVSGSAASSITNEHCTANHIHYVYDTYPLANGTASAVVKEGGKSWYLMTADYAFGHALEADVTRVVEANGGEIVGSVRHPFPTQDFSSFVLQAQASGVDVVGLANAGSDTTNAITTASEFGVTQAGQTLAALLLFLTDVHALGVDTAQGIQLTTGWYWDMNDATREWSDRFMKETGVRPTMVHAGIYSSTLHYLNAVAAAGSDDAQTVRKQMMDTPINDMFATNGRIRADGRMVHDMYLAEVKTPAESNNEWDLYKILRTIPADEAYRPLSESKCKLVTN, from the coding sequence ATGACAATGACCAAAAAGCTTCTGACCTCAGCCGTTGCATCAGCTCTGATGGTAAGTGGCGCACAGGCCGCCATTTCTGACAACACGGTCAAGATTGGCTATCTGGCCGACATGTCTGGCACCTATCGTGACCTGGCAGGCCCGAACGGCCTTAAGGCTCTTGAAATGGCGGTCAAGGATTTTGGTGGCACTGTGAACGGTGCCAAGATCGAAGTCGTCAGTGCCGATGACCGTAACAATCCGGACGCTTCTTCCAGCACCGTTCGCCGCTGGGTGGAAAACGACAAGGTGGATATGGTCGCGGGCATGGTGGCTTCGTCTGTCACCATCGCGGTCAGCAAGATCCTTGAGGAGAATGACCGGCTGGGTATTGTCTCCGGCTCTGCCGCTTCCAGCATCACCAACGAACATTGTACCGCTAACCACATCCACTATGTGTATGACACCTATCCGCTGGCCAACGGCACCGCCAGTGCGGTGGTTAAAGAGGGCGGCAAGAGCTGGTACCTGATGACCGCAGACTACGCCTTCGGCCACGCCCTGGAAGCAGACGTTACCCGCGTGGTGGAGGCCAACGGGGGTGAGATCGTCGGCTCTGTGCGCCATCCGTTCCCGACCCAGGATTTCTCCTCCTTCGTGCTGCAGGCCCAGGCTTCAGGTGTCGATGTCGTTGGCCTGGCCAACGCCGGTTCCGACACCACCAACGCCATCACCACCGCCAGTGAATTCGGTGTTACCCAGGCGGGCCAAACCCTGGCAGCCTTGCTGCTGTTCCTGACCGACGTGCACGCGCTGGGTGTCGACACAGCCCAGGGTATCCAGCTCACCACCGGCTGGTACTGGGACATGAACGATGCCACCCGGGAGTGGTCAGACCGCTTCATGAAAGAAACCGGTGTGCGCCCCACCATGGTGCATGCGGGTATCTATTCCAGCACCCTGCATTACCTGAATGCCGTGGCCGCGGCAGGGTCGGACGATGCCCAAACCGTTCGCAAGCAGATGATGGACACACCCATCAACGACATGTTCGCCACCAACGGTCGTATCCGTGCCGACGGCCGGATGGTGCACGACATGTATCTGGCCGAGGTGAAAACACCGGCGGAATCCAACAACGAATGGGATCTGTACAAGATCCTGCGGACCATTCCGGCCGACGAAGCCTACCGCCCACTCTCTGAGAGCAAGTGCAAACTGGTGACTAACTGA